A window from Aliamphritea hakodatensis encodes these proteins:
- a CDS encoding phosphatidate cytidylyltransferase produces MFNIPSQASYAMLAVLGLLVIASGILVALQWRRPNTDYTELRQRTLSWWWMIAIIFSVLILGQNIAIIFFGFLSFLALKEFLSIVPTRHCDRRVIFWAYLSIPLQYYWVSMGWYGMFIIFIPVYIFLLLPMRMVLLGEVKGFIHSAGILHWATMLTVFCISHIAYLLVLPVQNPAAGFIGPVLFLLFMTQFNDVCQYFWGKLLGKRKIIPKVSPNKTWEGFIGGLLTVTLCSALLAPLLTPLSIGEGMIAGALISASGFIGDVVISSVKRDLEIKDCGNLIPGHGGILDRMDSLIYTAPLFFHFLYYSHY; encoded by the coding sequence ATGTTTAATATCCCCTCACAGGCCAGTTATGCCATGCTGGCTGTACTCGGTTTACTGGTCATCGCCAGCGGCATTCTGGTTGCACTGCAGTGGCGCCGGCCGAATACGGATTACACCGAGCTGCGCCAGCGGACCCTGTCCTGGTGGTGGATGATTGCAATCATCTTCTCAGTGCTGATTCTCGGCCAGAATATTGCCATCATCTTTTTTGGGTTTTTAAGCTTTCTGGCCTTAAAAGAATTTCTCTCTATCGTGCCCACCAGACATTGTGACCGCCGGGTCATATTCTGGGCCTACCTCTCGATACCTCTGCAGTATTACTGGGTATCCATGGGCTGGTACGGCATGTTTATTATCTTCATACCGGTTTATATCTTCCTGCTGCTGCCCATGCGGATGGTGCTGCTCGGCGAAGTGAAAGGCTTTATTCACTCCGCAGGCATCCTGCACTGGGCCACCATGCTGACCGTATTCTGCATTAGCCACATTGCTTATCTGCTGGTCTTACCGGTGCAAAATCCTGCGGCTGGCTTTATCGGCCCGGTCCTGTTTCTGTTGTTTATGACCCAGTTCAACGATGTCTGTCAGTACTTCTGGGGCAAACTGCTGGGCAAACGAAAAATCATCCCTAAAGTCAGCCCCAATAAAACCTGGGAAGGCTTTATCGGCGGTCTGCTGACCGTCACCCTGTGCAGTGCTTTGCTGGCCCCTTTACTCACCCCGCTGAGTATCGGCGAAGGCATGATTGCCGGCGCACTCATCAGTGCCAGTGGTTTTATTGGTGACGTGGTGATCTCTTCCGTGAAGCGGGATCTTGAAATAAAAGACTGCGGCAACCTGATTCCCGGCCACGGTGGCATTCTCGACCGTATGGACAGTCTGATTTACACCGCACCACTGTTCTTCCACTTCCTCTAC
- a CDS encoding CDP-alcohol phosphatidyltransferase family protein — protein sequence MTDTRQQQDDSGRRPLKVRQAGLARTAAVWLTNKQITPNQISVTSIFFAALAALCLILLPLTSQPGDWLLPLLAAFFIQCRLLCNLFDGMVAVEGGKSTPAGELFNDVPDRIADPLILVAAGYAAAGTTDWAITAGWCAGLLAVMTAYIRTLSVSIGAPADFRGPMAKQHRMALMTAACLLTLFESQFWPQGYILLTCLVIIIPGAALTIYRRGRQAYLFLETQQSTEG from the coding sequence ATGACTGATACCCGACAACAGCAGGATGATTCCGGCAGACGGCCACTGAAAGTCCGTCAGGCGGGGCTGGCAAGAACGGCGGCTGTATGGCTCACCAACAAACAGATCACACCGAATCAGATTTCGGTCACGAGTATCTTTTTCGCTGCACTGGCCGCCCTGTGTCTTATATTGCTGCCATTAACCAGCCAACCCGGCGACTGGCTGCTGCCCTTACTGGCGGCATTCTTTATTCAGTGCCGTCTTTTGTGCAACCTCTTTGACGGCATGGTTGCGGTAGAAGGCGGCAAAAGTACCCCCGCCGGAGAACTGTTCAATGATGTTCCGGACCGCATTGCTGACCCACTGATTCTGGTCGCCGCCGGCTATGCTGCTGCCGGCACCACTGACTGGGCCATTACCGCCGGCTGGTGCGCAGGTTTGCTGGCCGTCATGACCGCCTATATCCGGACACTGTCAGTCAGTATCGGCGCGCCGGCCGATTTCCGGGGGCCGATGGCAAAACAACACCGTATGGCCCTGATGACCGCGGCCTGCCTGCTGACCCTGTTTGAATCTCAGTTCTGGCCGCAGGGCTACATCCTGCTGACCTGTCTGGTGATCATCATCCCCGGGGCCGCGCTGACGATCTATCGTCGTGGCCGTCAGGCCTATCTGTTTCTTGAAACACAGCAATCCACGGAAGGTTAA
- a CDS encoding TAXI family TRAP transporter solute-binding subunit, protein MIKSTKAATLAFTLALGLSAPVATQAADQQFITIGTGGVTGVYYPTGGAICRLVNKGRKDHGVRCSTESTGGSVYNLNTIRAGELDMGVAQSDWQFHAYNGTSKFADAGANKDLRAVFSVHPEPFTVVARADSGITNFEDIKGKRVNIGNPGSGQRGTMEVLMETMGWTNADFALASELKASEQASALCDNKIDVMIYTVGHPSGAIKEATTSCDSKLVNVTGSAVDKLVSDNSYYRTATIPAGMYRGNDGDTTTFGVGATFVSSTSVPEEVVYAVVKAVFENFDTFRKLHPAFANLKKEEMISDGLSAPLHPGAAKYYKEAGLM, encoded by the coding sequence ATGATTAAATCAACTAAGGCGGCAACGCTGGCGTTTACTCTGGCTCTTGGTTTATCTGCGCCGGTCGCAACTCAGGCGGCTGATCAGCAATTCATTACTATCGGTACCGGCGGTGTGACCGGTGTTTACTATCCGACAGGCGGTGCGATCTGCCGTTTGGTGAACAAAGGCCGTAAAGATCACGGCGTACGCTGCTCAACCGAAAGTACCGGTGGCTCTGTTTACAACCTGAATACAATCCGTGCCGGTGAGCTGGACATGGGTGTTGCCCAGTCTGACTGGCAGTTCCACGCATACAACGGTACCAGCAAATTTGCTGATGCCGGTGCCAACAAAGATCTGCGTGCGGTGTTTTCCGTACATCCGGAACCGTTCACAGTTGTGGCACGGGCGGACAGCGGTATCACCAATTTTGAAGATATTAAAGGCAAGCGGGTGAACATAGGTAACCCGGGTTCCGGTCAGCGTGGCACCATGGAAGTCCTGATGGAAACCATGGGCTGGACCAATGCTGACTTTGCTCTGGCATCTGAGCTGAAAGCTTCTGAGCAGGCCAGTGCGCTGTGTGATAACAAAATCGACGTGATGATCTACACCGTGGGACACCCAAGTGGTGCAATCAAAGAAGCCACCACGTCCTGCGACAGTAAACTGGTCAATGTGACCGGTTCCGCAGTCGACAAGCTGGTATCTGATAACAGCTACTACCGTACCGCGACTATTCCGGCCGGTATGTACCGCGGTAACGATGGCGACACCACTACGTTCGGTGTGGGTGCAACCTTCGTTTCTTCTACGTCAGTACCGGAAGAAGTGGTGTATGCGGTGGTTAAAGCGGTATTCGAAAACTTCGATACTTTCCGTAAGTTACACCCGGCATTCGCTAACCTGAAGAAAGAAGAAATGATCAGCGATGGTCTGTCGGCGCCGCTGCACCCGGGTGCTGCTAAGTACTACAAAGAAGCAGGTCTGATGTAA
- a CDS encoding TRAP transporter permease — translation MTDNNHHSADAAPQTSAEDIVAQTDSGARAPAGAAKTLLWSVALLWALFQLWYASPLPFVFNFGVINDTQARAIHLSFAIFLAFTAYPALSRSPRDYIPLQDWGFALLGAFSASYLVIFHAELANRAGAPITADLIFAVAGMLLLLEATRRALGPPLMVVAAVFLIYTFGGPYMPDVIAHKGASLNKTMSHQWLTTEGVFGVALGVSTSFVFLFVLFGALLEKAGAGNYFTKVSFSLLGHMRGGPAKAAVVSSGLSGLISGSSIANVVTTGTFTIPLMKRVGFPGSKAGAVEVAASTNGQLTPPIMGAAAFLMVEYVGIPYIDVIRHAILPALISYIALIYIVHLEAMKAGMQGLPRRYNPTLAQALLSWAGIILGVCVLSMAVYYGVGWTKDVMGAWASPILGIGILAVYLGLLKFCSGYPELEMDDPDSPVVELPEPGPTVKSGLYFLLPVVVLVWCLTVERLSPGLSAFWATVFMVFIVVTHKPIKAFYRGETALGQRVKQGVDDLLEGLVTGSRNMIGIGVATAAAGIVVGTVTLTGIGLVMTEFVEFISGGNIILMLIFTAVISLILGMGLPTTANYIVVSTLMAPVIVTLGAQSGLIVPLIAVHLFVFYFGILADDTPPVGLAAFAAAAIARSDPIKTGIQGFTYDIRTAILPFMFIFNTELLLIDIQGIFHLLLVIISSVIAILVFSAATQGFWFVRTRWYETIILLLVAFTMFRPGFWWDEIYPPVQSVAATEITTVVEQLPADQKLRMAVSGETIDGDMVSKIVELPIPAAETASARVEAAGLFLREDEGSIVVDQVGFGSNAEAVGIDFDWQINSIEVAADRPAKQLMFIPALLVLFGLGWLQIRRREQG, via the coding sequence GTGACTGATAACAATCATCACTCTGCGGATGCTGCTCCGCAGACATCTGCTGAAGACATCGTTGCACAGACGGATTCCGGTGCACGGGCACCGGCGGGTGCAGCCAAAACCTTACTCTGGTCAGTGGCGTTACTGTGGGCTTTATTTCAGCTCTGGTACGCCTCGCCGCTGCCTTTTGTTTTTAATTTCGGCGTTATTAATGATACCCAGGCGCGGGCGATTCACCTGAGCTTTGCGATCTTTCTGGCCTTTACCGCGTATCCGGCGCTGAGCCGCTCTCCACGGGACTATATCCCGTTGCAGGACTGGGGCTTTGCGCTGCTCGGTGCATTCAGTGCCTCTTATCTGGTGATCTTTCATGCGGAGCTGGCTAACCGCGCCGGCGCCCCGATCACCGCAGATCTGATTTTTGCCGTGGCCGGCATGTTGCTGCTGCTGGAGGCGACCCGCCGGGCGCTGGGACCACCGCTGATGGTGGTGGCCGCTGTATTCCTGATTTATACCTTTGGCGGCCCGTATATGCCGGACGTGATTGCCCACAAAGGTGCCAGCCTGAATAAGACCATGTCCCACCAGTGGCTGACCACTGAAGGGGTGTTCGGGGTAGCGCTGGGGGTTTCAACCAGTTTCGTATTCCTGTTCGTGCTGTTCGGCGCGCTGCTGGAAAAAGCCGGGGCCGGTAACTATTTCACCAAGGTGTCGTTTTCATTGCTGGGCCACATGCGTGGCGGCCCGGCAAAAGCGGCGGTGGTATCCTCTGGCCTGAGCGGGCTGATTTCCGGCTCATCTATCGCCAATGTGGTAACCACCGGTACCTTTACCATTCCGCTGATGAAGCGGGTGGGCTTTCCCGGCAGTAAAGCCGGTGCTGTGGAGGTGGCTGCTTCCACCAACGGTCAGTTAACACCGCCAATCATGGGGGCCGCGGCTTTCCTGATGGTGGAGTATGTGGGTATCCCGTATATCGATGTTATCCGTCATGCGATTTTACCGGCGCTGATTTCCTACATTGCGCTGATTTACATCGTGCATCTGGAAGCGATGAAGGCCGGTATGCAGGGCTTACCGCGCCGCTATAACCCGACGCTGGCACAGGCGTTGCTGAGCTGGGCGGGGATTATCCTGGGTGTCTGTGTGCTGTCGATGGCCGTGTACTACGGGGTTGGTTGGACCAAGGATGTGATGGGGGCCTGGGCCAGCCCGATACTGGGTATCGGTATTCTGGCGGTCTATCTGGGCCTGCTGAAGTTCTGTTCCGGCTATCCGGAGCTGGAAATGGATGACCCGGATTCACCGGTGGTTGAACTGCCTGAACCCGGCCCGACCGTGAAGTCCGGGCTGTACTTCCTGCTGCCTGTTGTCGTGCTGGTGTGGTGTTTAACCGTAGAGCGTTTATCACCGGGGCTGTCGGCCTTCTGGGCGACGGTCTTTATGGTGTTTATTGTCGTGACCCATAAACCCATCAAGGCCTTTTACCGGGGTGAAACCGCGCTGGGGCAACGGGTTAAACAGGGGGTTGATGACCTGCTGGAAGGTCTGGTTACCGGTTCCCGCAATATGATCGGTATCGGGGTGGCGACGGCTGCGGCAGGTATCGTCGTGGGGACCGTCACCCTGACCGGTATTGGTCTGGTGATGACCGAATTCGTGGAATTCATCTCCGGCGGTAACATCATTCTGATGCTGATTTTCACCGCAGTGATCAGTCTGATTCTGGGGATGGGCCTGCCAACCACGGCGAACTACATTGTGGTATCGACCCTGATGGCACCGGTTATCGTTACCCTGGGGGCCCAGAGTGGCTTAATCGTACCGCTGATTGCTGTTCACCTGTTCGTGTTCTATTTCGGCATACTGGCGGACGATACACCGCCGGTGGGGCTGGCGGCCTTTGCCGCCGCAGCGATTGCCCGCAGTGATCCGATTAAAACCGGTATACAGGGTTTCACCTATGATATCCGGACAGCGATTCTGCCGTTCATGTTTATCTTCAATACCGAGCTGTTGCTGATCGACATTCAGGGGATATTCCATTTGCTGTTGGTGATTATCAGTTCAGTAATTGCCATTCTGGTGTTTTCTGCTGCAACGCAGGGCTTCTGGTTTGTGAGAACCCGCTGGTACGAAACCATCATTCTGTTGCTGGTGGCCTTTACCATGTTCCGGCCCGGCTTCTGGTGGGATGAAATTTATCCGCCGGTGCAAAGCGTTGCCGCGACCGAGATAACCACAGTGGTTGAACAGCTGCCTGCCGATCAGAAACTGCGGATGGCGGTGAGCGGTGAAACCATTGACGGGGATATGGTCAGTAAAATTGTTGAACTGCCAATACCCGCGGCGGAAACCGCCAGTGCCCGGGTTGAGGCTGCCGGCCTGTTCCTGCGGGAAGATGAAGGCAGCATAGTGGTTGATCAGGTGGGCTTTGGCAGTAATGCCGAGGCCGTTGGTATCGACTTCGACTGGCAGATCAACAGCATTGAAGTAGCCGCCGACCGGCCGGCCAAGCAACTGATGTTTATACCTGCCCTGCTGGTGTTATTCGGTTTGGGCTGGTTGCAGATTCGCCGTCGGGAACAGGGATAA
- a CDS encoding universal stress protein, with amino-acid sequence MYKKLLVAVDLQDAKGTEATLLALNDYVAPGMEVELVAVLPGFKMPLVASYFPEDMVKQALDTMRAELTRLADTHLVKEMNVSVWVTAGKVPKRIVARAGETDADLILIRALKHGRMEKMMMGSVTAKVVQTADRSVLVIR; translated from the coding sequence ATGTATAAGAAATTACTGGTAGCAGTGGATCTGCAGGATGCCAAAGGAACAGAGGCGACGTTGCTGGCGCTGAATGACTATGTGGCACCGGGTATGGAAGTGGAGCTGGTGGCGGTGCTACCGGGCTTTAAGATGCCGCTGGTGGCGTCGTATTTTCCGGAGGATATGGTGAAGCAGGCGCTGGATACCATGCGGGCCGAGCTGACCCGGCTGGCGGATACACATCTGGTAAAAGAGATGAATGTGTCGGTCTGGGTAACCGCTGGCAAGGTGCCTAAGCGGATCGTTGCCCGGGCCGGTGAAACTGATGCCGATCTGATTCTCATCCGGGCGCTTAAACATGGCCGTATGGAAAAGATGATGATGGGGTCGGTGACCGCCAAGGTGGTTCAGACGGCGGACCGGTCAGTGCTGGTTATTCGCTGA
- a CDS encoding putative manganese transporter, whose product MNALSAAAGRLRQYPLQVTKSALFTMLAVGVLGIGWMQGAVSNELLWLIVSTLSDAYLAVSVFVALSLLLIYSAQHYLGADLISYLNSNRKLQVPIAALLGVLPGCGGAIIVVTQFVHGRVGFAALVTVLISTMGDASFLLLAREPQTALLVLVVSLTAGVLFGYLIQIVHGEDFLRPESSRDERQVTVSCSLNQGVVPVSLSWVWRLLLLPGLVLGGLAAFQVEPDSLFGQWSGYHPATWLGFCGAMVSLLVWFSQPANYSWAVAHADVEHNPHRLVDMVASETSFVTAWVIAGFLSFELLVYFTGFDLQSLFSSLGYLTILLAVVVGFIPGCGPQIIMTTLYLQGIVPLSAQLANAIGNDGDALFPALALAPKASLYATVYSAAPALLVGYIAFGLGY is encoded by the coding sequence ATGAATGCGCTGAGTGCAGCTGCCGGACGGCTCCGGCAATATCCGTTGCAGGTGACAAAAAGTGCGCTGTTTACCATGCTGGCTGTTGGTGTGCTGGGCATTGGCTGGATGCAGGGCGCGGTCAGTAATGAGCTGCTGTGGCTGATTGTCAGCACCCTGAGTGATGCCTATCTGGCGGTCAGTGTGTTCGTTGCGCTGTCACTGCTGCTGATTTATTCCGCCCAGCATTATCTGGGGGCTGATCTGATTAGCTACCTGAACAGTAACCGCAAGCTGCAGGTGCCGATTGCAGCCCTGTTAGGTGTGCTGCCCGGCTGTGGCGGGGCGATTATCGTGGTGACCCAGTTTGTGCATGGCCGGGTCGGCTTTGCTGCGCTGGTCACGGTACTGATATCCACTATGGGAGATGCCAGTTTTCTGTTACTGGCCCGTGAACCGCAGACTGCATTGCTGGTGCTGGTGGTGTCACTCACGGCGGGCGTGCTGTTCGGTTACCTCATTCAGATTGTACACGGCGAGGATTTTCTGCGGCCTGAATCCTCCCGGGATGAACGTCAGGTGACGGTATCCTGCAGCCTTAATCAGGGGGTTGTGCCGGTGTCATTATCCTGGGTATGGCGGCTGTTACTGTTACCCGGGCTGGTACTGGGGGGGCTGGCGGCGTTTCAGGTTGAACCGGACAGCTTGTTTGGCCAGTGGAGTGGATACCATCCGGCGACCTGGCTGGGATTCTGTGGCGCAATGGTGAGCTTACTGGTGTGGTTCAGTCAGCCGGCGAACTACAGCTGGGCTGTTGCCCATGCGGATGTGGAACATAACCCGCACCGGCTGGTTGACATGGTTGCCAGTGAAACCAGTTTTGTGACGGCATGGGTCATTGCCGGATTTCTAAGCTTTGAATTGCTGGTGTATTTCACCGGTTTTGATCTGCAGAGTTTATTCAGCAGTCTGGGATATCTGACGATTCTGCTGGCAGTGGTTGTAGGGTTTATCCCGGGCTGTGGTCCGCAGATTATTATGACGACCCTGTATCTGCAGGGCATTGTGCCCTTGTCTGCGCAGCTGGCAAACGCCATAGGTAACGACGGTGATGCGCTGTTTCCGGCCCTGGCGCTGGCACCGAAGGCGTCGCTGTATGCCACGGTTTACAGTGCCGCACCGGCACTGTTAGTGGGCTATATAGCATTCGGGCTTGGCTATTAA
- a CDS encoding MurR/RpiR family transcriptional regulator, with the protein MNKNNRITDANSALKEISAQYPQLTPQLKKAADYVLEQPVNVALLSIRKSAEAAGVTPSTLTRLAKSVGFDRYDSFRQLFQKAVNTRQPASYFSDRAQYLQDMASNNPENKVFFQFADSAFSNLEQLFQEDTRNKLQQAAPLVINARKVFALGFRDTFTCAYHFTYVGSIAFPHIQLIRGYQGTLLSELGEIRQDDVVVAFCFEPYTTETVQAINIARNAGAKIIAITDSLRSPIASGAEITFTLNNDTPHFFPTLTSSIALMEALLAECVSIGSKEMVSNINRFEENIRHLGGYHET; encoded by the coding sequence ATGAATAAAAATAACAGGATTACAGACGCTAACAGCGCCCTGAAAGAAATCTCAGCACAATATCCCCAGCTGACACCTCAGCTAAAGAAAGCCGCCGACTACGTTCTGGAACAACCAGTGAATGTTGCCCTGCTATCAATCCGCAAAAGTGCGGAAGCGGCAGGCGTCACCCCTTCGACCCTGACACGGCTGGCCAAATCTGTGGGGTTTGACCGTTATGACAGCTTCCGTCAGCTGTTTCAGAAGGCTGTTAACACCCGTCAGCCGGCGTCTTACTTCAGCGATCGTGCGCAGTACTTGCAAGATATGGCGAGTAACAACCCGGAAAACAAGGTTTTCTTTCAGTTTGCAGATTCTGCGTTCAGCAATCTTGAACAACTCTTTCAGGAAGATACCCGCAACAAATTGCAACAGGCAGCACCGCTGGTCATTAATGCCCGTAAAGTATTCGCTCTGGGGTTCCGGGATACCTTCACCTGCGCCTATCACTTCACGTACGTGGGCAGCATTGCTTTCCCGCATATTCAGCTGATCCGCGGTTATCAGGGCACCTTGCTCAGTGAACTGGGGGAAATCCGTCAGGATGACGTGGTCGTGGCTTTCTGTTTTGAGCCTTACACCACAGAAACCGTACAGGCGATCAACATTGCCCGGAACGCCGGTGCCAAAATCATTGCGATTACCGACAGCCTGCGTTCACCGATTGCCAGTGGCGCGGAAATCACCTTTACCCTGAATAATGACACCCCGCACTTCTTCCCTACCCTGACATCTTCCATCGCCCTGATGGAAGCGTTACTGGCAGAGTGTGTGTCCATTGGCAGTAAAGAAATGGTCAGCAACATCAACCGTTTTGAAGAAAACATCCGCCATCTGGGCGGCTATCACGAAACCTGA
- a CDS encoding 3-hydroxybutyryl-CoA dehydrogenase, giving the protein MTITAMGVVGAGQMGAGIAQVAATAGLPVVLCDLNETALEQGRASISSSLSRMVKKEKISQADADAALALISVTTDTAGLADVDIVVEAASEDEAIKANIFTALDAVCKPEAILATNTSSISITRIAAVTQRPGQVIGMHFMNPVPMMQLVEVIRALQTDDAVFSSVQALAETLGKVPVDVKDAPGFVANRILLPMLNEAMFCLHEGLASAEEIDTVMQLGMSHPMGPLALADLIGLDTCLSIMNVLYDSFKDSKYRPCPLLVQMVDAGYLGRKTGRGFFSYE; this is encoded by the coding sequence ATGACAATAACAGCGATGGGCGTGGTTGGCGCCGGCCAGATGGGAGCAGGCATTGCTCAGGTAGCAGCAACCGCAGGCCTGCCGGTGGTACTGTGTGACCTGAATGAAACCGCGCTGGAACAGGGCCGGGCAAGCATAAGTAGCAGTCTGTCCCGGATGGTTAAGAAGGAAAAGATCAGCCAGGCAGACGCAGATGCGGCGCTGGCGCTGATCAGTGTTACCACCGATACTGCCGGGCTGGCGGATGTGGATATCGTAGTTGAAGCGGCCAGTGAAGACGAAGCCATCAAGGCAAATATCTTTACTGCGCTGGATGCGGTCTGTAAGCCAGAGGCCATTCTGGCCACCAATACCTCCTCTATTTCCATCACCCGGATCGCGGCGGTCACGCAGCGTCCCGGTCAGGTGATTGGCATGCACTTTATGAATCCGGTGCCGATGATGCAGCTGGTGGAGGTCATCCGCGCCCTGCAAACAGACGATGCCGTATTCAGTAGCGTGCAGGCGCTGGCGGAGACACTGGGCAAAGTGCCGGTGGATGTGAAAGATGCCCCGGGCTTTGTGGCCAACCGGATTTTGCTGCCGATGCTCAACGAAGCCATGTTCTGTTTACATGAAGGTCTGGCGTCGGCGGAAGAAATCGACACTGTGATGCAGCTGGGGATGAGCCATCCGATGGGGCCACTGGCGCTGGCGGATCTGATCGGTCTGGATACCTGCCTGAGCATTATGAATGTTCTCTATGACAGCTTTAAAGATTCCAAATACCGGCCGTGCCCGCTGCTGGTACAGATGGTGGATGCCGGCTATCTGGGCCGTAAAACCGGCCGGGGGTTCTTCAGCTATGAATAG
- a CDS encoding enoyl-CoA hydratase-related protein, with protein sequence MNSQVPVGLAAAAEASAGWQNILLQPQAEGVYLLTVNRPKVLNALNADTLAELDQALDLVAKTPAIRVLLVTGSGEKAFVAGADIAHMRQLSALEGKFFAEQGMAVFRKLENLRVPVIALVNGYALGGGCELAMSCDFILAAENARFGQPEVNLGVTPGFGGSQRLTRLVGRGMAMELLTTGRMMNAAEALQRGLANHVYPQAELLGEGIRLAEQIATKSRSAVQLTKQLVQRGQDLDLDNACVMESDVFGLSFSTPDREEGMAAFLEGRKPEFS encoded by the coding sequence ATGAATAGTCAGGTACCGGTTGGATTAGCTGCCGCAGCAGAGGCATCAGCAGGTTGGCAGAATATTCTGCTGCAACCGCAGGCAGAAGGGGTTTACCTGCTGACGGTTAACCGGCCGAAAGTGCTGAACGCGCTGAACGCAGACACGCTGGCAGAACTGGATCAGGCGCTGGATCTGGTGGCGAAAACGCCCGCTATCAGAGTCTTACTGGTGACCGGCAGTGGTGAAAAAGCCTTTGTCGCCGGGGCCGATATCGCCCATATGCGTCAGTTGAGTGCACTGGAAGGGAAGTTTTTTGCGGAACAGGGGATGGCGGTTTTCCGTAAGCTGGAGAATTTGCGGGTGCCGGTGATTGCGCTGGTGAATGGCTATGCACTGGGGGGCGGCTGTGAGCTGGCGATGAGCTGTGATTTCATACTGGCGGCGGAAAATGCCCGTTTTGGTCAGCCTGAAGTTAATCTGGGGGTCACCCCGGGCTTTGGGGGCAGCCAGCGTTTAACCCGTCTGGTGGGCCGGGGCATGGCGATGGAGCTGCTGACTACCGGCCGGATGATGAATGCCGCAGAAGCGTTGCAGCGCGGGCTGGCGAATCATGTTTATCCACAGGCTGAACTGCTGGGTGAGGGCATCAGGCTGGCAGAACAGATTGCCACGAAGAGCCGCAGCGCCGTGCAGCTCACTAAACAATTGGTACAGCGCGGCCAGGATCTGGATCTGGACAATGCCTGTGTGATGGAAAGTGACGTCTTCGGCCTGAGCTTTTCCACCCCGGACCGGGAAGAAGGCATGGCGGCCTTTTTGGAAGGCCGTAAGCCTGAATTCAGTTAA